One Deltaproteobacteria bacterium genomic window carries:
- a CDS encoding class I SAM-dependent methyltransferase, with translation MGLVNDPRLEALLDRLHALSTGQNETVVSYFMKKAQEGTLDWSGFDEDTHRFMSDKFIALDRDKAELCYQLCRALRAKRIVEAGTSFGVSSLYLAAAVRDNVHDDGGAGLVIGTEHEPQKAKIARGHFAEAGLSDWIDLREGDLRQTLKDVGGPVDFMLIDIWTPMARPALELVAPALRPGAIIVCDNTTQFRDAYREYFEFVNDPKNSLRTVTLPFEGGFELTVRQ, from the coding sequence ATGGGACTGGTGAACGATCCGCGTCTCGAAGCGCTGCTCGACCGCCTGCACGCGCTGAGCACAGGACAAAACGAAACGGTCGTGTCCTACTTCATGAAGAAGGCCCAAGAGGGCACGCTTGACTGGAGCGGATTTGACGAGGACACGCACCGGTTCATGAGCGACAAGTTCATCGCGCTCGATCGCGACAAGGCGGAACTCTGCTACCAGCTCTGCCGTGCGCTCCGCGCGAAGCGAATCGTCGAAGCAGGAACCTCGTTCGGTGTCTCTAGCCTCTACCTCGCCGCCGCCGTACGCGACAACGTGCACGACGACGGCGGTGCGGGGTTGGTGATCGGTACCGAGCACGAGCCGCAAAAGGCGAAGATCGCGCGTGGCCATTTCGCCGAGGCGGGACTGTCGGACTGGATCGATCTCCGCGAAGGCGACTTACGCCAGACGCTGAAGGATGTCGGCGGCCCCGTCGACTTCATGTTGATCGACATCTGGACGCCGATGGCCCGCCCCGCACTCGAACTCGTCGCGCCCGCGTTGCGCCCGGGTGCGATCATCGTGTGCGACAACACCACGCAATTTCGAGACGCGTATCGCGAGTACTTCGAGTTCGTCAACGACCCGAAGAACAGTCTGCGCACGGTGACCCTCCCGTTCGAGGGGGGCTTCGAACTCACCGTACGTCAGTGA
- a CDS encoding DUF1993 domain-containing protein, whose protein sequence is MNHNDAIRSFAKTLQNLDQWMDKAAAYAKAKPFEVDVLVQARLAPDQFAFVQQVQAGCDQAKYAAAYLSGKPAPSHPDTEKTFAELRQRVQKCLSFLETVQAKDLVGAEERKVSPPWLGGKWLRGDDYLVHVALPNFFFHATMAYAILRHNGVVLGKMDYIGSLPTKEG, encoded by the coding sequence ATGAACCACAACGATGCGATTCGGTCGTTCGCCAAGACGCTGCAGAACCTCGACCAGTGGATGGACAAGGCCGCCGCGTACGCGAAGGCGAAACCGTTCGAGGTCGACGTGCTCGTCCAGGCGCGCCTGGCGCCGGATCAGTTCGCGTTCGTCCAACAGGTGCAGGCCGGCTGCGACCAGGCGAAGTACGCGGCCGCCTACCTGAGCGGCAAGCCGGCGCCGTCCCATCCGGACACGGAGAAGACGTTCGCCGAACTGCGGCAACGGGTCCAGAAGTGCCTCAGCTTCCTCGAAACCGTGCAGGCGAAGGACTTGGTCGGTGCCGAAGAGCGGAAGGTGTCGCCACCGTGGCTCGGCGGCAAGTGGCTGCGCGGCGACGACTACCTCGTGCACGTCGCGCTGCCGAACTTCTTCTTCCATGCGACGATGGCGTACGCGATCCTGCGTCACAACGGCGTCGTCCTCGGCAAGATGGACTACATCGGCTCGCTGCCGACGAAGGAAGGCTGA